The window TCTCTGAGAGTTTAGAGGTTATGCAGGTAGGTTGGGAATTTTTCAGATCTTTAGATCCCCAACTTTTTAGAGAAGTCGGGGATCTAGGGTTCACAAGCGATCGCCAGTGCTTCAGCCAGGAGTAAGCTTACAGTCAATGTCTAAGGTTGAGGGATTGAGGGATACTTGCTCTCCCCAAATATCGAGGATTGGGGTGTCAATCCTAAAAAAAGAAATAGGACTGGCATCATACCAATCCTACTTCACAAAGTTGATTAAAAGTCAAGTCCTAGGGTTCACCAATTTTCGGTGCGACCAGAGACAACAACGGCTGCTCTGCCTTCACCACTGCCGGTTGTCCCAGACTGGGCACCGATGCACGAAGCCGCTCTGTCAACTGATGCGTAGTGGCATCGTAAATCTGAGTCAGCATCTTGGGATAAAACCCAAAGCCGATAATCGGCACCAACAAACAGGCGATGATAAACACCTCTCGCGGTTCGGCATCTTGCAAAACTTCGTGTTCAATCAATTCCTTGTTTTCCGGACCATAGAAAATCTCCCGCAGATTGGACAGCAGGTAGATGGGAGTGAGAATCACCCCAACCGCTGCCAAAAACACGACAATCACCTTGAAGGTTGAGCTATAGGCATCACTGGTTGCCAAGCCAATAAATACCATCAACTCTGCCACAAATCCGCTCATCCCCGGTAACGCCAAAGAGGCGAGGGAACAAGTCGTCCACATGGCAAAAATCTTCTTCATCTTCTGCCCCACACCCCCCATTTCATCCAACATCAGGGTGTGAGTTCGGTCATAGGTGGCACCGACTAAGAAGAACAGGCTGGCACCAATCAAACCATGAGACACCATTTGCAGCACAGCGCCACTCATTCCCAAGTCGGTAAACGAGCCAAGCCCAATTAATACAAATCCCATGTGGGAAATGGAAGAGTAGGCAATTTTCCGCTTCAGGTTACGCTGAGCAAAGGATGTCATTGCCGCGTAAACGATGTTCACCACCCCTAAAATCACCAATATCGGTGCAAAGTAAGCGTGAGCATCGGGCAGCATCCCCGCATTCATGCGAAACAGGGCATATCCTCCCATCTTCAGCAGAATGCCTGCCAGCAACATGTGCACGGGTGCTGTCGCTTCCCCGTGGGCATCCGGTAACCAAGTGTGCAGGGGGAAGATGGGTAACTTCACCCCGTATGCAATCAAAAAGCCAGCATAGACCCAGAGTTGGAAGTTTAGCGCATAGTCTTTGGCAGCGATCGCACTCATGTCAAACGTTACGGTATCCCCGTAAAACGCCATCGCCAATGCCGCGACCAAAATAAACAGCGAACCGCCTGCCGTGTACAAAATAAACTTTGTCGCCGCATAGAGGCGCTTTTTCCCGCCCCAAATCGACAACAGTAGGTAAACCGGAATCAACTCCAGTTCCCATACCAGGAAGAACAACAGCATATCCTGAACGGCAAACACGGCAATTTGTCCGCCGTACATCGCCAGCATCAGGAAGTAAAACAGCTTGGGTTTGAGGGTAACCGGCCAAGCCGCTAGAATCGCCAGCGTCGTCATAAAGCCGGTCAGCAATACCAGAGGCATCGCCAACCCATCAACACCCACTGACCAATTCAAGTCCAGTTCGGGTACCCACGAGTACTTCTCCACCAATTGCAGTCCGGGCTGGGAAAAGTCATACTCTGTGCCAAAGGCATAAACAATCAGGGAAAAATCAATCAGCCCGATGATTAGAGCATACCAACGCTCCCACATCCCATTCTTTTCAGGGAGAAAAGGGATAAACAGCGAGGCAACGATGGGAAAAAGAATAATAGTTGTTAGCCAGGGAAAATCTGTCAAGCTCATGTTCAGTTGTTTGTTTTTAGTTCAGAACTTACGCCGTTGAGATTTCTTAAGAGTCTGAATCAAGGCGCAAACAGAACCTCTTTCCTATTCTCTGATCTGGGAGTGTCTGGGGTGGTTTGTCCCACACACTCTTTCCTAAGAGCCTATCCGAAAAGTAAGGATGAGATCTGAAGCCGCAAATGGACACCGATCAAGACAGATGTTAGGGGATTCGGGAATCAATTTTCCGGATAGGCTAAAGTTCTAGAGTCTTTCCTTGTTAAAAAGGGTGACTCGCTGAAAGTTGCCAGTTTTTAGGGGTTGGTGGTGAGAATGCGCTCACTCCTATTTTGGGGTAATCGCCTCCTCAACTCGTCATCACCCAATCACTGACCACTCACAAGTTTTTAGGTAATCCCAGAGGCAATCACTAAACCCAAGACAGCGGCAAAGACAATCAGGGCATAGAACTGGACACGACCATTCTCCAGGTATTTCAACCCTTCACCACTTAAGAGGGTCGCAAAGCCGGTCAGGTTAACGGCACCATCGACAATGCGGTAGTCCACTTCCATAATCTGCCGTGCAATTCGGCGCAAACCGATAACAAAAACCTTGTGATAAATGTCATCAAAGTACCACTTATTCAATGACAAATCGTACAAAGGTCTAATTTTTTCGGCGATCGCTTTCGCGTCAATCTTACCGCTTAAGTACATCAGCGAAGCTAGGGTAATCCCAATCAAGGCAATCCCGACGGAACTGCCACCCATAATCAGAAATTCTGTCCAATCAAAAGCCTCTGCCTCTGCCGCTACGTGGACAACAGCCTCCCCAGCGGGGTGAATAAACTCCTCGAAGTAGTTGTTAAACGGCGTCCCTACCAAACCAATTAGCGTTGAGGGTACCGCCAGTAACAACAGGGGCAAGGTCATGGTTAGCGGAGACTCATGGGGAAACTCACTATGTCCATGATCGTGCTCATCTTCGTGATCAGCCTCCGCTTTCAATTCTCTGGTATCCATCGCACCGGGGCCAAAGGCGGGTGCTACCTTACCCAAAGCGGCGGCTTTGAGCTGTTGCCGGATATGGGTTAAATTCCCCCGGAAATCTCCCTCAAAGGTAGAGAAATACATCCGGAACATATAAAATGCCGTGATGCCTGCGGTGAGCCAACCCACCAACCACAGAATCGGGTTTGCCTCGAACGCATTGCCGAGAATTTCATCCTTTGACCAGAAACCGGCAAAAGGAGGAATCCCACAAATCGCCAGAGTACCGATGAAAAAGGTCAAAGCCGTAAGCGGCATATACTTCCGCAAGCCCCCCATCAGTCGCATATCCTGAGCCAAAACGGGGTCATGACCTACAACACCTTCCATACCGTGAATCACTGAACCGGAACCCAGGAACAGCATCGCTTTGAAATAAGCATGAGTCATCAGGTGGAATAACCCAGCCGTATAGGAGCCAATACCCATCGCCATGACCATATAACCCAATTGGGAAATAGTGGAATAGGCTAAACCTTTCTTAATGTCATTTTGCGTGATCGCGATTGAAGCACCTAAAAAGGCTGTGAAGGCTCCCGTCCAGGCAATCACGTTCATCACCGATGGGATACCATCAAACACGGGGTACATCCGAGCAATCAAAAATACCCCAGCCGCCACCATCGTTGCCGCGTGAATCAGTGCGGAAATGGGGGTGGGGCCTTCCATGGCATCCGGTAGCCATACATGCAAGGGGAATTGGGCTGATTTCGCCACAGGCCCTAGAAATACCAAAACAGCAAACAGTGCGGCTAGAGCAGAGCTGAGGTAACCGGATTCCACAAAGGTTTTCAGGTGGGCACCCATCACATCAAACTCAAAGCTGCCCGTTGCCCAGTAAAGACCTAAAATGCCCAACAGCAGACCAAAGTCACCCACACGGTTAGTGACAAAGGCTTTTTGCGCCGCATCTGCGGCTGGCTTACGGTCGTACCAGAAGCCAACCAGCAGGTATGAACACATACCCACCAATTCCCAGAAAATATAAACCTGCACTAAGTTGGGGCTGACGACCAAACCCAACATGGAGGAGCTAAAGACACTCAAATAGGCATAGAAGCGAACATATCCCGGATCGTGAGCCATGTAGCCATCGGTGTAAATCATCACCAAAAAGGCTACCGTTGTCACAATTACCAGCATCAGTGCCGTCAAGTGATCGATGGTGTAGCCCATCGACAGGTGAAAGTTTCCAGCCGACGCCCATTCCAGAGTCCGGATAAAAGGTTCGTGTCCGTGAAATTGACTCCACAGCAAAGCAAAGGAAAGAACCATTGATGCTCCCAGGAGGGAGACAACCAACACGGCGTTTAACTGCCGCAGACGGTTAGTTGCTTTGTTCAGTGTGATTAGCCCTAAGCCCACCAGCATTGCTCCTAATAAGGGCAATACTGGTATAAGCCAGGCATATTGATAAAGCGGTTCCATGGCGAATGCCTTCTTCAGATTTCGTTACTATTCTGGCAAAACGTTAACACTGTGACATATACCTACTCGAAAAAAAAGTTTGCTTACCAACAATCAATAAACAACACAATGTAAAAATATCTACAAAATAAAAAGACCATCGGTTGATTACTTCTACCGATGGTTACATGTCAAACAAGCCAATGATTAGGTTTTGACACAACTGACTAGACTGCCTTTGAGCGTATATCCTATGCGAGGGTGTGGGGAAGCCCCTCATGGAACAACATCTATATTTAAAGGTTACGCCTGTTGAGCAGGTTCAGGAAAACGATATACACATTTAGATTTTTGGTATTTTATCACGAAAGTAGCTGGTGCTGATTTATCCCGATGCAGATGCAGTGGTCGTCGGGACAGTGAGATCGCTCCTCCAACAAGAGAGGGTATAGACTAAGCTGATTGGGGAAGCGAAGTGACCATGAGAGTTTTGAGCGCCATTCGCACATCCTCTCGTCCATGAAAGTTATCAAGGCGTTGAATCACCTGACCTCCCTCAAATAAGAGCAACGTTGGCAGGGACTTAATGCGATAGGTCGTGGCAAGCTTCAGATTGTCATCGGCATTAATTTTTACGATTTTGACTTGCCCATTCCATTCCGACTGAAACTCCCGAACGAGGGGCTGGATGACTCGACACAGGCCACACCAGGGTGCCGAAAAATCCACCAGAACGGGGAGCGAAGATTCTAAAACCTCTTGCCTAAAAGTCCGCTCGTTAAGAGACAACACCATTTTCCCTCGAAAATATATGAGTTTTTACAATGATTGGGATCATGCTACATCCAAATTGGATAATTTGGGCAATGAAAATCAAGAAAAATCCCGGTATTACTTGTATTACAGCTTGACGAAAGTATGTATTACGTGTATTACCAGTTCACCGTCCCCGTCGCAGTGATGAATAGGGGATGTCCCCACCACAGCAACAGGACAAAAACGGTAACACCCAGGTAAGCCGGACGGACAAACTCTTCCCATTTGAGGGTCTGACGTCCCTGGAGAATCGCCAAGAATGGGATGACAGACGTGCGAGCTTTTGCCACCTCAAAAGCATCGCCATATCGGGTCTGCATCCGTTTATCGCCATGCCAGACAGCGAAAAGATGATGCAGGACTAATCCGACTGAGGTGAGGAGGGTAAAGCTCGTGCCGACCCAAAGGGTATGGGCAACGCACCAAATCACCTGTCCCACCATTTGCGGGTGTCGGGTGATGCGAATGATGCCCGTCTCGAACAAGTGAACTTGGGGCTTTTGAATCGCGGCAATTTCCAGTAAGTTGAACGTAGCTGGATAAAGAAAGAGAAAAGAAATGGCTGAGAGAACCCAAACCAGCGACTGGATGCCGGGAACTCCCTGAACCTGCCAAAGTTGCAAGCCGTCATATCGGTGATTAAAAAAGTAAATGATTAATACAACAGCAAGGGGGAGGCTAACGAGGGCAAACAAAATACGGTAAAGTCTCGGCCCGATGCGTTGTTCTCCCCAAGGTCGGAGTGCGGCTAAACCACTATGAGCGACCGCAAACCCTAAAAGCAACCCAAGCATCACCCAATGGCTGGATGTTAGCCAACTCGAAAACGCCATAAAGATTAATGTAGATTTTGTGAACATTCCATCCTAACAAGTATCGGTCTAAGTACTTGCGGCCTCGGTATGTTACTGTCGATTTCAGCAGAGACTGACAACTTTTACTCTTAGGCCGTCCACATTGAGTCAAATCTCATCCTCAAACAAATTGTTATTGGCCTCAGTTGCTCCTTTCACTCAGGTTTAGCCGTATGTCTGACCTTCCTTTCACTCTTGACCAACTCCGCATTCTCAAAGCAATCGCTACTGAGGGGAGTTTTAAGCGTGCTGCTGATAGCTTGTACGTTTCACAACCCGCTGTAAGTTTGCAGGTTCAAAACCTAGAGCGGCAGTTAGATGTTCCCTTATTTGATCGGGGCGGACGCCGCGCCCAACTGACGGAAGCCGGATACCTCCTCCTGAGCTACGGGGAAAAAATACTCTCACTTTGCCAAGAAACCTGTCGGGCGATCGAAGATTTACAAAATCTCCAGGGTGGCACGTTGATTGTCGGCGCGTCTCAAACCACCGGCACCTATCTCCTGCCTCGAATGATTGGCATGTTTAGGCAGCGCTATCCCGATGTCGCTGTGCAATTACAAGTTCACTCCACTCGCCGCACCGCTTGGAGTGTTGCCAATGGACAGGTGGATTTAGCAATTATTGGTGGCGAAGTTCCCGGTGAGTTACAAGAGACGCTGGAAATTGTTCCCTACGCCGAAGACGAACTGGCACTCATTTTGCCACCGTTTCATCCTCTAGCCAAAATCGGTACGATTCAAAAAGATGATTTGTATAAGTTGCAGTTTATTGCCTTGGATTCTCAATCCACCATCCGTAAAGTGATTGACCAAGTCCTCAGCCGTTGCGGAATTGATACTAGACGCCTCAAGGTTGAGATGGAACTTAACTCCATTGAGGCGATTAAAAATGCCGTGCAATCCGGACTAGGGGCTGCCTTTGTCTCCATTTCTGCGATTGAAAAAGAGTTACAGATGAGCATCCTACACCGCGCACTGATTGATGATGTCGTAGTCAAGCGGGCGCTGTCTGTGATTGTTAACCCCCACCGTTATCGTTCTAAAGCAGCCGAAGCTTTTAGTCGCGAGATTCTCCCGGAATTTGCCAATCCTGGATGGAAACTCAAAGCCGAACCCGTCGCTATGACAGCACCGAAAATCCAGGCGAGTTCTGCTCATGCTGTAGGAGATTAACAGGAGTGTTGGGAAACTGAGGCATTGAGCGTCTAGGAATGTGCTTCGAGGCTAAAGTGGGAAGAGAAAGAAAAACCTGAGTGGCGTAATCTGTTAGTGTCTTTCGGTGCCTTCGATGCTTTATTCCTGACGCTCTGCTCTATATGGAAATTTACTGCACCCGTCCTAGCTGTCCCCGCCCCCAAAATCACTTTCCTGATCTGGATAACAAGGCTACGCTCAAGACGGCTCAGCAAAAATACTGTACATCCTGTGGGATGCCACTGATTTTAGTGAGTCGTTATCTTCCCTTGAAGTTATTAGGACAGGGAGGATTTGGAGCCGCGTTCCTCGCTCGCGATCGCTATACCCCCGCCATGCGCCAGTGTGTGGTCAAACAGTTTCAGCCCTCTGGGGATTTGAACCCACAGCAGCTACAAATTGCCCAAGATTTATTTGAGCGAGAGGCGGAAGTTTTAGAGCAACTAGGTAGCCGTCATCCCCAAATCCCGGATCTGTTTGCCTTCTTTCCCTTGAGTGTGCCTAAACCGCAAGGGGGTAACGAAGACCAATTCTTTTATCTGGTTCAAGAATTTATTGATGGACAAACGTTAGAGGAAGAATTAATCACCAAGGGGCAGTTTTCCGAAGCCGAATCACTAGAAGTCCTGCGAGAAATTCTCAATGTGTTGAAGTTCGTCCATGATAATCACTCCATTCATCGAGATATTAAGCCCTCCAACATCATGCGCCACAAGAATGGGCGTTTGTATCTTTTAGATTTTGGTGCGGTTAAGCAGGTTACGGCAGCGGGGGCAAGAGCAGGGAGATCAACAGGAATTTATTCTCAAGGCTATGCACCCCCAGAGCAGATGGCTGGCGCTCAAGTCTATCCTTCAACGGATTTGTATGCCCTAGCGGTGACGGTGATTACATTGCTTACGGGGAAAGAGGCGGGAGAACTGTATGATTCCTACAGTAACGGGTGGAATTGGAGAAGTTACACCCAAGTGAGCGATACCCTAGCAGATGTCTTAGACCGAATGCTGTTAGCGACGCCGAATCAACGCTTTCCATCTGCTCAAGAGGTGATCGATGCCCTCACACCCAGTCCTACCCCTCCTCCCTCTGTGATTCCTCCAGCCTCACAACGGAGAACACGACCTCGTAGTAAACCAGCCCAGGTACCACCACCTGTTCAGCCATCCACAGCTTCCCCCACAATGCCGCCCTTGACTCAACCTCAGAGTAACCCACCTGTAGCGGCGACTCCAATTCATCCCCAGCCTCAATCTGCACGACCCACTTCTTCTGTATTGGAGCTTTTGGGTGGGGCAGCTTTTACAGGATTTGAAGCGGGATTGCTATTTACTGCCCTGCGTATCGTGCTGGGCATTTCAAGCATTAGCATAGGACTATTAATCTTTATTGTGGGAGGGCTAATCTTTGCCCAAAACCGTCGCCTGATCGAGGGTAAAGACTTACCGATCGTTGGCGGACTTACCCTAGCGACTGTGTTATTCCTCGCTATCAGGCAAAATATACCTATCCCAGGAGTGATGATAAGCGCCGTTTTTGCAGGAGCTGGAGCGATCGCCATCACAGCACTTTTCCAGCTCATTTATCGCTTACTGCGTCGGTTGCTCTAAACGCCACCCATCTAGCCGCCAGCCTTATCAGTGCATGTCTCAAAAAAACGAAACGGTTGTTCTTGTAGTTTCTTTAGTCGTCACTCTGGCTTTAGTGGCGATAGGCGCGTGGTGGTTTACAAAAGGTAGCGGTACCAATCTAGGCGGTTTGGCGGGAAACCCAAGTAATCCGAGTGAAACCAAAACCACTTCACCTCAATTGAATCAGTCTGTTCAAGAGCACGTTAGTGCAGGAGAAAAGTTATTAATTCCTGCTAATCCTACACCCGAAAAACAGGCAGCAATCAAGGCGATCGCATCGGGTAATTATGCAGAAGCGATTACGCAGCTAGAAGCCTCTCTCAAGAGCGACCGCAACGACCCAGAAACCCTGATTTATCTCAACAACGCTCGGATTGGCAAGCAAAAATCCTACACAATTGCCGCTTCTGTTCCTATTAGTACTGACCTCAATGCGGCTCAAGAAATAATGCGTGGGGTTGCTCAAGCTCAAAATGAAATCAATCGAGCCGGTGGAATAAAAGGTATTCCGCTCAAAGTTCTCATTGCCAATGATGAAAATAACTCAGATATAGCGAAGCAAATAGCTGCTGCTTTTATAAAAAACTCACAGATATTAGGAGTCATTGGTCATTATGCCAGTGATGTCACCTTAGCCACAGCCGATACATATCAATCCGGGGGATTAGTAGCGATTTCTCCGATTAGTACCACAGTCAAATTATCGGGTCGTAGTCGCTATGTTTTTCGGACTGTACCCAGTGATTACGTGGCAGCAAGAGCTTTAGCTGACTATATGCTGCAAAAACTTAAACAGGAAAAAGTTATTGTTTTTTTTAACTCTCAAAGCGGCTATAGTCAATCCCTAAAGTCAGAGTTTGTCACGGCTGTTTCTCTAGGAGGAGGGCAAGTGATTAACGAAGTTGACTTATCCGATCCGAATTTTAATGCCGCTCAAAGTATCGAGCAGGCTATTGAGGGAGGGGCACAGGTACTGATGTTAGCAGTCAATACAGGCACACTGGATAAAGCCATGCTCGTGGTTCAAGTTAATGGTAAACGGCTCAAGATCTTAGCCGGAGATGATGTTTACACTCCCAAGACTTTGCAATTAGGAGGACTGGCAGCGGAAAACATGGTGCTGGCAATTCCCTGGCATATTGGGGCAAACCCTCAGGCTGAGTTTACCAAAGCAGCAAATCAACTTTGGGGAGCAGACGTGAACTGGCGCACGGCAATGGCTTATGATGCTGCCAAAGCATTAATCGCTGGGATTGAGCGTAATCCAACACGGATAGGGGTACAACAATCGATATTGGCACCCAACTTTTCTGCCCAAGGTGCGGCTGGAAATATTAAGTTTTTGCCATCTGGCGATCGCAATCAATCTGTTCAGTTGGTTACGATTCAAGCCGGTTCTGACAACCCTTGGGGCTATAAATTTGTCCCAATCCCAAAATAAGGAATCCTCCAGCTAAAAACCAATTTTTGATGACTAAACCGATTGCTTTAATGGTGGTATGTCACAAAAAAACGAAACGACCGTTCTAGTCTTAGCCCTCTTAATGACAGCTGCCTTATTGGGCGGTGGATTTTGGTGGTTTACCCGTAGCTCTGGCTCTAACATTGGTAATTTATCGGGCGATAATAAAACCCCACAAAACCAACCTCAAGACCCAAACACATCTCAACCCACTCAAGCTTTTGCACCTCCTACCAATGTACAGAGTGGAACTACGATAAGAATTGATGGTGCTACCAGTATGGTGCAAATTAATCAGGCGCTGAAAAGCAGTTTTGAACAGCAATTTCCTGGGACAACTGTTAATACGAATGCAGGAGGGTCTGATAAAGGGATTCAAGACCTTATTCGGGGAAATGTAGACGTTGCGGCTATCTCTCGCCCCCTGACTTTCCAAGAAACAAGTCAAGGGTTGGTGGCTGTGCCTGTCACAAAAGATGCGATCGCGATTGTTGTTGGAGATAAGAATCCGTTTCGTAGAGGATTAAGTCAAAATCAAGTTAGGGGAATTTTTCAAGGGCAAATTACAGATTGGTCCAAAGTAGGAGGAACAGCAGGAACGCTGCGAGTAATTAATCGTCCCCCTAACAGTGGTACCCATCAAACATTTCAAGAATTTGTGCTTCAAGGACAAAACTTTGGCACGACACCCAACATTACGACACTACCTCAAGATGCGACTACACCCCTACTGCGGGCGTTAGGAACGAGTGGCATTGGTTATGCCACCTATTCTCAGGTGGTGAATCAACAGACGGTACGGACGGTTGCGGTAGATGGATTGACTCCTGAAGCATCTAATTACCCCTATCAGCGAACGCTTTATTACGTTTACAAGCAGCCTGCTAGTTCCCAAGTTCAAGCCTTTCTGGGTTATGTTACATCTGACAAAGGAAAGAGTGCGATCGCATCTGCTAATGAATCTTCAAAGTAGTAAGTGTACAAAAGGCAACAGCAGTCCAGGATTGGTGCCATGACGATGACAACAGTAACAACTCAAACAGAAAACTCTCCTTTGGTGTTGCGCCTGCACCCAATAATTAATCTCACAGATGAGCAGTTTTTTGAGTTCTGTCAAATTAATCGTGACTTAAACATCGAACGCATGGCTACAGGAGAATTGCTGATTATGCCTCCGACTGGTTCGGAAACCGGAAATCGAAATGCCAAATTGATTGTGCAATTAGGGATTTGGGCAGAAAGTGACGGAACTGGGATTTATTTCGACTCTAGTACTGGCTTTAAGCTTCCCAATGGTGCAGATCGTTCTCCAGATGCGGCTTGGGTAAAACTAGAACGATGGAATGCTTTAACTCCCGAACAACAGAAGAAATTTGCTCCCATCTGTCCTGAGTTTGTGGTGGAGTTACGCTCTGCTTCTGATAACTTGGAACCGCTGAAAACTAAGATGCAAGAATATATTGACAACGGTACGCTTTTAGGATTTTTAATCGATCGCAAAAATCGGCAGGTTTACATTTATCGTCCGGGAGTAGCTGTGGAATGTTTGGATAATCCGGCTACTGTTAGCGGTGAGTTGATATTACCCGGATTTGTTCTGGATTTAAGCAAAATTTGGTGAATTCTGTATTGACTATGAGCCAAAAGGAAGCGGCTTTCTGCGTCAATTACTGAAGTGACGACGGAAGCGGGGATCGAGGTTATGTTGTTTCTGCTGGTTACAAGGAAGACAGAGAGTCTGTAAGTTACTAATATCATTTTGACCACCACGAGCCAAGGGAATAATGTGGTCAATCGTTAGTTGAGTGTCTAGCTTGGTTTTGCCGCAGCTTTTGCACTGATAGCGATCGCGTTCAAAAACATAGTTTCTCACTTCTGGAGGTATGGGAATTCTGGGGGTTTTAGCCATAACTCTTACTGTTGATTTTCCTGGTTAATCATCTGACGCAAATCATCAAGTGGTGATTCGGGTGGACTGATTTCTGGTTCATTGATTGCTGGTATATCTTCAGTTTCAGGCTCATCAGGACAGAACTCCAGAGAGACTTGAAGGTTAATTTTCACTTTTCCTTTTTGCCAATCCTTAGCACCAATTTTTAGAAGTTCACAGCTAATGCCATCACCGAACCATTTATTGTAAAACTTATAATAATATCGCCCACGCGACTCTCCTCCAACATCTATGCGTAAATTCTGGGAACTGAGTGAGTTACTGAGTTGCTCTCCTAATGTAGGTTCATGCAATAGCTTCTTGACTTCTTCTTTTAATTTACCGACTTTGAACATTGGAGTGCCGAATGACAAAACATCATTCTCACCAAAGTTCTGTAAATTATAGTTATCTTCCATTTCAACCTCTTTCACTAACTATTCTCATTTATCATCCGGCGAATATCATCAAGCGGCGATTCAGGTTGTTCAATTTCTTTGTTTATCTCTGTCACTTCAAGTTCTGATTCATCAGGTAGAAACTCTAGAGTTAATCTAATTGTTCCTTTTCGCCAACCTTTTCCAGGGGATAAGATTTCACTCTCTACGCCTTCAAAACCCCACCTCCGCCATTTATCTCCTGATATTCCCAATACTGCTCCAAGTCGTTCAATAAATTCACTCATTTTGAATGTAACGTGGGGCATTAGAATTAGATCAAACGCTTTTACAGAGACGATTGCATTATTCTCTAGTAGCTCATGCCTTTTTACCATATCAATTTCCAGTTATCCATTGTTACATAGTTCTTTCTATTGATTTTAATTCAATACTACGCTGTCAATCCGCCGGGGAATTAATTCCCCGGCTCATAGCTAAAGTCCTCTAAAGAGGACTAAATGCTGACAAGACTTATATCTGAGTCCATTTTAATGAACTTGAACTGTTAGCTAGGGAATTAATTCTCTGGTGGTTGAGGGGGTAAGTGAAAGATATTAATATTTTCACCTCAAAACCCTGCTTAGAGAGCCTCTGTTGCATCAATAGAGTTAGATACAGCGGTAAAATTCAAACTAGAATCAAAATCATCTGATTCAACATAAGTTGGTATTGCTTTCAAATCAGATTCTCCCACCACAGCTAGCTGATATCTGTTTAACAACATTCCTTGCAAACAGCTATTGATTCCAGTAACGGCTTGATTATAATCAGCAATCTTCTGCTCAATTTCATCCTGCAACTTGAGATTCAACTTAATTTTTTCCTCTGCTTCTTTTTCCAAAGTTTGCTCTAAATAAGCACGTGCCTTGGGATATTGCTGCAAGATTGCTTCTGCCTGCTCATCAGCCATTGGCAATAGTAGCGTTTTGAGAGTTTGGTTAATTGTTTGGCGGAAACTTCGCCGGAG of the Allocoleopsis franciscana PCC 7113 genome contains:
- a CDS encoding ABC transporter substrate-binding protein, which produces MSQKNETVVLVVSLVVTLALVAIGAWWFTKGSGTNLGGLAGNPSNPSETKTTSPQLNQSVQEHVSAGEKLLIPANPTPEKQAAIKAIASGNYAEAITQLEASLKSDRNDPETLIYLNNARIGKQKSYTIAASVPISTDLNAAQEIMRGVAQAQNEINRAGGIKGIPLKVLIANDENNSDIAKQIAAAFIKNSQILGVIGHYASDVTLATADTYQSGGLVAISPISTTVKLSGRSRYVFRTVPSDYVAARALADYMLQKLKQEKVIVFFNSQSGYSQSLKSEFVTAVSLGGGQVINEVDLSDPNFNAAQSIEQAIEGGAQVLMLAVNTGTLDKAMLVVQVNGKRLKILAGDDVYTPKTLQLGGLAAENMVLAIPWHIGANPQAEFTKAANQLWGADVNWRTAMAYDAAKALIAGIERNPTRIGVQQSILAPNFSAQGAAGNIKFLPSGDRNQSVQLVTIQAGSDNPWGYKFVPIPK
- a CDS encoding serine/threonine-protein kinase; the protein is MEIYCTRPSCPRPQNHFPDLDNKATLKTAQQKYCTSCGMPLILVSRYLPLKLLGQGGFGAAFLARDRYTPAMRQCVVKQFQPSGDLNPQQLQIAQDLFEREAEVLEQLGSRHPQIPDLFAFFPLSVPKPQGGNEDQFFYLVQEFIDGQTLEEELITKGQFSEAESLEVLREILNVLKFVHDNHSIHRDIKPSNIMRHKNGRLYLLDFGAVKQVTAAGARAGRSTGIYSQGYAPPEQMAGAQVYPSTDLYALAVTVITLLTGKEAGELYDSYSNGWNWRSYTQVSDTLADVLDRMLLATPNQRFPSAQEVIDALTPSPTPPPSVIPPASQRRTRPRSKPAQVPPPVQPSTASPTMPPLTQPQSNPPVAATPIHPQPQSARPTSSVLELLGGAAFTGFEAGLLFTALRIVLGISSISIGLLIFIVGGLIFAQNRRLIEGKDLPIVGGLTLATVLFLAIRQNIPIPGVMISAVFAGAGAIAITALFQLIYRLLRRLL
- a CDS encoding HNH endonuclease; translated protein: MAKTPRIPIPPEVRNYVFERDRYQCKSCGKTKLDTQLTIDHIIPLARGGQNDISNLQTLCLPCNQQKQHNLDPRFRRHFSN
- a CDS encoding phosphate ABC transporter substrate-binding protein, with translation MSQKNETTVLVLALLMTAALLGGGFWWFTRSSGSNIGNLSGDNKTPQNQPQDPNTSQPTQAFAPPTNVQSGTTIRIDGATSMVQINQALKSSFEQQFPGTTVNTNAGGSDKGIQDLIRGNVDVAAISRPLTFQETSQGLVAVPVTKDAIAIVVGDKNPFRRGLSQNQVRGIFQGQITDWSKVGGTAGTLRVINRPPNSGTHQTFQEFVLQGQNFGTTPNITTLPQDATTPLLRALGTSGIGYATYSQVVNQQTVRTVAVDGLTPEASNYPYQRTLYYVYKQPASSQVQAFLGYVTSDKGKSAIASANESSK
- a CDS encoding Uma2 family endonuclease — its product is MTTVTTQTENSPLVLRLHPIINLTDEQFFEFCQINRDLNIERMATGELLIMPPTGSETGNRNAKLIVQLGIWAESDGTGIYFDSSTGFKLPNGADRSPDAAWVKLERWNALTPEQQKKFAPICPEFVVELRSASDNLEPLKTKMQEYIDNGTLLGFLIDRKNRQVYIYRPGVAVECLDNPATVSGELILPGFVLDLSKIW
- a CDS encoding KGK domain-containing protein, producing the protein MKEVEMEDNYNLQNFGENDVLSFGTPMFKVGKLKEEVKKLLHEPTLGEQLSNSLSSQNLRIDVGGESRGRYYYKFYNKWFGDGISCELLKIGAKDWQKGKVKINLQVSLEFCPDEPETEDIPAINEPEISPPESPLDDLRQMINQENQQ
- a CDS encoding KGK domain-containing protein; amino-acid sequence: MVKRHELLENNAIVSVKAFDLILMPHVTFKMSEFIERLGAVLGISGDKWRRWGFEGVESEILSPGKGWRKGTIRLTLEFLPDESELEVTEINKEIEQPESPLDDIRRMINENS